One Nitrospinaceae bacterium genomic window carries:
- a CDS encoding anaerobic sulfatase maturase, which produces MTAPLDIKLPDPSAGFHVMLKPRGAICNLDCTYCYFLEKEKLYPDAAFRMSDETLENFTRQYIEAHSGSAQRVPETTFGWQGGEPMLMGLDFFRRAAAFQEKHRPPEMRVLNALQTNGTLIDDEWCRFFRENNFLIGISLDGPREMHDAYRVDKGGQPTFERVMAGLELLKKHGVEFNVLTTIHAANAENPIEVYKFLRDEIGARFIQFIPIVERDNDTGFQEGVAVTKRSVTGIQYGLFLNTIFDEWVRRDVGRVFVQIFDVALNAWAGDRPGLCIFEETCGLALALEHNGDLYSCDHYVEPRHLIGNLKKLPLINMVNSERQQTFGLAKKDDLPRYCRACEVRFICNGGCPKNRIRNAPDGEAGLNYLCEGYKAFFKHIDAPMRFMAGELKAERPPANIMRRIESDDAEGLKNRFATAGRNDPCPCGSGEKYKRCHGR; this is translated from the coding sequence ATGACAGCGCCTCTCGACATCAAGCTCCCGGACCCATCGGCAGGGTTCCACGTGATGCTGAAACCCAGGGGGGCTATCTGCAACCTCGATTGCACGTACTGCTATTTTCTTGAAAAAGAAAAGCTCTATCCTGACGCCGCTTTTCGAATGAGCGATGAGACGCTCGAAAATTTCACGCGCCAGTACATCGAGGCCCATTCGGGCTCGGCCCAGCGGGTCCCGGAGACAACCTTCGGCTGGCAGGGGGGCGAGCCCATGCTCATGGGCCTTGATTTTTTTCGCCGCGCCGCCGCATTTCAGGAAAAACACCGACCGCCCGAGATGCGCGTCCTCAACGCGCTCCAGACCAACGGAACCCTCATCGACGACGAGTGGTGCCGCTTTTTCCGAGAAAACAACTTCCTCATCGGCATCAGCCTTGACGGCCCCCGCGAGATGCACGACGCCTACCGGGTGGATAAAGGGGGGCAACCCACCTTCGAGCGGGTTATGGCCGGGCTCGAATTGTTAAAAAAGCATGGCGTCGAATTTAATGTCCTCACCACCATACATGCCGCAAATGCCGAAAATCCGATTGAAGTCTACAAATTCCTGCGCGATGAAATCGGCGCCCGCTTCATTCAGTTTATCCCCATCGTTGAACGAGATAACGACACCGGTTTCCAGGAAGGCGTCGCCGTGACGAAACGCTCCGTGACGGGAATTCAATATGGCTTATTTCTCAACACCATTTTCGACGAATGGGTCCGCCGGGACGTGGGCCGAGTGTTCGTTCAAATTTTCGATGTGGCGCTCAATGCCTGGGCGGGAGATCGGCCCGGCCTGTGTATTTTCGAGGAAACCTGTGGCCTCGCCCTCGCGTTGGAGCACAACGGCGACCTCTATTCGTGTGACCACTACGTCGAGCCACGCCACCTCATCGGCAACCTAAAGAAATTGCCTCTCATCAACATGGTGAACTCCGAGCGCCAACAAACCTTCGGCCTTGCCAAGAAGGACGACCTGCCCCGCTATTGCAGGGCGTGCGAGGTCCGCTTCATATGCAACGGCGGTTGCCCAAAAAACAGAATACGCAACGCCCCTGACGGCGAGGCAGGGCTGAATTACCTTTGCGAGGGATACAAGGCTTTCTTCAAACACATCGACGCGCCGATGCGCTTTATGGCGGGCGAGCTAAAGGCAGAACGACCACCAGCCAATATCATGCGAAGAATAGAATCGGATGATGCAGAGGGGCTTAAGAATCGCTTCGCCACCGCCGGAAGAAACGACCCGTGCCCATGCGGGAGCGGGGAAAAATATAAGCGCTGCCACGGGCGATAG
- a CDS encoding EamA family transporter, producing MDTRTLTYTAISVLGFGIWGLMMKLGQERLGALPHLTAMGIIVAIIVVGGVAGQRLPLPEWNTGLLFPLGAALATMAAMLFLTLALGASGGNTAGVVALSAIYPGITAILASMFLGEPFTLAKMGGLCLAAGAAFLFTR from the coding sequence GTGGACACACGCACACTGACCTACACAGCGATTTCGGTCCTGGGATTTGGTATCTGGGGCCTCATGATGAAGTTGGGGCAAGAGCGCCTCGGAGCCCTTCCCCATTTGACCGCCATGGGAATAATCGTCGCTATCATTGTCGTGGGAGGCGTCGCAGGACAAAGGCTTCCCCTCCCAGAGTGGAACACGGGTTTGTTGTTCCCGCTAGGAGCGGCCCTGGCCACTATGGCGGCCATGTTGTTCCTTACGCTGGCACTTGGCGCCTCGGGCGGTAACACTGCCGGCGTGGTCGCCCTTTCGGCAATTTATCCGGGCATCACCGCCATCCTGGCCAGTATGTTCCTAGGCGAGCCGTTCACCCTCGCAAAGATGGGCGGCCTTTGTCTTGCGGCGGGTGCCGCGTTTCTTTTCACACGCTAA
- a CDS encoding zinc ribbon domain-containing protein, which produces MPIYEYECQGCGFISGHLVMKPSDRRKLTCRQCESKKLRKVMSRFAAHKTESQRLDEFNPSDARGDSFYKDDRNIGLWAQKRAQQMGLDLGESFGETLEKGRSRKILDNL; this is translated from the coding sequence ATGCCTATCTACGAGTACGAATGCCAAGGTTGTGGATTCATATCGGGCCACCTGGTGATGAAGCCCTCCGACCGGCGCAAACTCACCTGCCGCCAGTGCGAATCGAAAAAACTTCGCAAGGTAATGTCGCGTTTTGCTGCACACAAAACCGAGTCCCAGCGTCTCGATGAATTCAACCCGAGCGATGCGCGAGGCGATTCGTTCTATAAAGATGACAGGAACATCGGTCTCTGGGCTCAAAAAAGAGCCCAGCAGATGGGCCTCGACCTGGGTGAATCATTCGGTGAAACGCTCGAAAAAGGCAGGTCCAGAAAAATTCTCGACAATTTGTAG
- a CDS encoding SDR family oxidoreductase: MNPFSMEGRVAVVTGGATGIGLAIGRALAEAGARVTLSSRSKEKGETAASALRNEGLSVQFAACDVSSPGEVAGLVEGVVAEHGRLNAMVMSAGLHVLKPALETTTEEIDSLLAVHVRGGYLCAQAAARAMIGNGGGKILFISSMLAEAAVPLQSAYIAAKGGMVSLARALALEWAPHDIQINALGPQLTRTPLTEGLYADSQKMEAVIARTPAGRAGEAEDVTGAAVFLCSAASDYLTGQHIIVDGGRSAAG, encoded by the coding sequence ATGAATCCGTTTTCTATGGAGGGCCGGGTGGCTGTCGTAACCGGCGGTGCCACTGGAATCGGATTGGCCATCGGGCGGGCATTGGCCGAGGCGGGCGCCCGCGTGACGCTTTCCAGCCGCTCTAAGGAAAAAGGTGAAACGGCGGCCAGCGCGCTCCGCAATGAAGGTCTTTCTGTCCAGTTCGCGGCCTGCGATGTTTCCTCGCCCGGCGAGGTGGCCGGGTTGGTGGAGGGGGTTGTCGCCGAGCATGGAAGGCTCAACGCCATGGTGATGAGTGCCGGGCTTCATGTCCTCAAGCCAGCCCTTGAAACGACAACAGAGGAAATTGACTCTCTCCTTGCGGTGCATGTTAGGGGGGGATATCTCTGTGCTCAGGCGGCGGCGCGAGCGATGATTGGCAATGGTGGCGGCAAGATTCTTTTCATCTCCTCGATGCTGGCCGAGGCGGCGGTCCCTCTTCAGTCGGCCTACATCGCAGCCAAGGGCGGGATGGTTTCCCTTGCGCGGGCACTCGCGCTTGAGTGGGCGCCCCATGATATTCAGATCAACGCGCTGGGACCCCAGTTGACGCGAACGCCCCTAACTGAAGGGCTCTATGCTGATTCTCAAAAAATGGAAGCGGTGATTGCCCGCACCCCGGCGGGCAGGGCGGGAGAGGCCGAAGATGTTACTGGGGCGGCGGTGTTCTTGTGCTCGGCGGCATCGGACTATCTCACCGGCCAGCACATCATTGTAGATGGTGGGCGCAGCGCCGCAGGGTAA
- a CDS encoding histidine biosynthesis protein HisIE yields MATKKKAAKRKVTKKKAAKRKVTKKKATKKKATKKKATKKKATKKKAAKKKTVKKKAKKKAVKKKAKKKAKKKATKKKAKKKATKKKAKKKATKKKAKKKPAKKKAKKKAAKRRR; encoded by the coding sequence ATGGCAACGAAGAAAAAAGCAGCAAAGAGGAAAGTAACGAAGAAAAAAGCAGCAAAGAGGAAAGTAACGAAGAAGAAAGCAACAAAGAAAAAAGCAACAAAGAAGAAAGCAACAAAGAAGAAAGCAACAAAGAAAAAAGCAGCAAAGAAAAAGACAGTAAAGAAAAAAGCTAAGAAGAAGGCAGTAAAGAAGAAAGCTAAGAAGAAAGCAAAGAAAAAAGCAACAAAGAAGAAAGCTAAGAAAAAAGCCACAAAGAAAAAGGCTAAGAAAAAAGCCACAAAGAAAAAGGCTAAGAAAAAACCAGCAAAGAAAAAAGCTAAGAAAAAAGCCGCAAAAAGACGTCGTTAG
- the rimI gene encoding ribosomal protein S18-alanine N-acetyltransferase, producing MSQRAEDMSRGIQSSIGADGAPYLEFRLRPMEVSDIPVVMAIEVRSFSLPWTEDAFLREIEKIPFSRPVIAEELDGGENRQDKVVVGYACWWEVKDECHITNVTVSPEARRRGVGKFLLTEIIEDARNRGAVRATLEARISNKAALSLYEKFGFNSVAMRPKYYPDNGEDAMVMLKDMSE from the coding sequence TTGAGCCAGAGGGCCGAAGATATGAGCCGAGGCATTCAGTCCTCAATTGGAGCGGATGGCGCCCCATATCTGGAATTTCGCCTTCGCCCGATGGAGGTGAGCGATATTCCTGTGGTGATGGCCATCGAGGTCCGCTCTTTTTCTTTGCCCTGGACGGAGGACGCCTTTTTAAGAGAGATTGAGAAAATTCCGTTCTCACGCCCGGTTATCGCAGAGGAACTCGATGGTGGAGAAAACAGGCAAGACAAGGTCGTCGTCGGATATGCTTGTTGGTGGGAAGTGAAGGACGAGTGCCATATCACGAATGTGACAGTCTCCCCCGAGGCGAGGCGGCGGGGCGTTGGCAAGTTTCTGTTGACGGAAATTATCGAGGACGCTCGAAATCGAGGTGCGGTTCGGGCCACCCTCGAAGCCCGGATAAGCAACAAGGCAGCGCTTTCGTTGTATGAGAAATTTGGCTTCAACTCTGTGGCGATGCGGCCCAAGTATTATCCAGATAACGGCGAGGACGCTATGGTGATGTTGAAGGATATGTCCGAGTGA
- a CDS encoding hydantoinase B/oxoprolinase family protein, which produces MNVNPIVSEIVSGALRSLEEEVEDLLARIWRSPALRDSKDFSVSLYDRFGRALTGRTLGAGPGPILSKFAAEDLRPADVFLHNDPYLPPAGLGEMAEICLTRPLFGEGELIAFLQVRGRHDDLGGFLPGGGAAGASESFHEGLIIPPVRIANGGERVEDIQTMLLRNSRFPEMLKDDIDAQIGALQVGALRLRELVDRYDAEQLTACFADLLRESEMAFKDELLPKIPEKSQKVKTQIETDGYDGPHVLSVTLFREGEKLVVELGAGPQARGPINCPLEGEGKTSLSRLISPLLLHLADNPERMAGILLNDGACRAIDIRLPEPGTLLTPKFPAPTGLRSLTMGRLFSAFGEALFLSTGGVIPAGFDNLRFLSLWGSNGDEGSFLFREALGAGSGGAPQLDGLSAVPPIGGHGGMPAEVVEARYPIRIESAGLVPSSGGAGEFRGGPGTYREYRFMAGGHFSSAAESEQTGPFGGKGGEAGSTYRITLAGKSGKSRRLSAITADESFEAGDMLRVETPGGGGWGKPQNRA; this is translated from the coding sequence ATGAACGTTAATCCTATTGTCAGCGAAATTGTCTCGGGTGCTCTTCGCTCTCTTGAGGAGGAGGTCGAGGATCTCCTTGCACGCATCTGGCGGAGCCCCGCCCTCCGGGACTCAAAGGATTTTTCTGTCTCGCTCTACGACCGATTCGGAAGGGCACTGACGGGCAGGACACTTGGCGCTGGACCCGGGCCCATACTCTCGAAATTTGCCGCCGAAGATCTGAGGCCAGCCGATGTGTTCCTTCACAACGACCCCTATCTTCCCCCAGCCGGGCTGGGCGAGATGGCCGAGATATGCCTGACGCGCCCTCTATTCGGGGAAGGCGAACTCATTGCATTTCTTCAAGTACGCGGACGCCATGACGACCTGGGCGGCTTTCTTCCCGGGGGAGGTGCCGCCGGCGCCTCGGAGAGCTTTCATGAGGGCCTCATCATTCCTCCCGTGCGAATCGCCAACGGCGGCGAGCGGGTGGAAGATATCCAGACCATGCTCCTGCGCAACAGCCGTTTCCCGGAAATGCTCAAGGATGACATCGATGCCCAGATAGGAGCGCTTCAGGTTGGTGCACTCAGGCTAAGAGAGTTGGTTGATCGCTACGACGCCGAACAGCTCACCGCCTGTTTTGCAGACCTTCTCCGCGAATCCGAGATGGCTTTTAAAGATGAGCTTTTACCCAAAATTCCAGAGAAAAGCCAAAAGGTTAAAACGCAGATTGAAACCGACGGCTACGACGGGCCCCATGTATTGAGCGTGACCCTCTTCAGGGAGGGCGAAAAACTGGTGGTGGAGCTGGGCGCTGGCCCTCAGGCACGGGGACCCATCAATTGCCCACTTGAGGGCGAGGGCAAAACCTCGCTGTCGAGGCTGATATCCCCCCTGCTTCTCCATCTTGCAGATAATCCAGAGAGGATGGCTGGAATCCTACTGAACGACGGTGCATGCAGGGCCATCGACATTCGCCTACCAGAGCCAGGCACTCTCCTGACCCCGAAGTTTCCCGCACCTACTGGACTTCGCTCCCTGACCATGGGGCGATTGTTTTCCGCTTTCGGGGAGGCATTATTTCTTTCAACTGGCGGGGTCATCCCGGCAGGTTTCGACAATCTGCGTTTTCTGAGCCTTTGGGGCTCCAACGGTGATGAAGGCTCTTTTCTGTTCCGTGAAGCACTCGGAGCAGGAAGCGGTGGCGCCCCGCAACTTGATGGTTTATCCGCCGTTCCTCCCATCGGCGGCCACGGAGGAATGCCTGCCGAGGTGGTCGAGGCACGCTATCCCATTAGAATCGAATCAGCCGGGCTAGTTCCCAGTTCCGGCGGGGCTGGTGAGTTTAGGGGCGGGCCCGGCACCTACCGAGAGTACCGTTTCATGGCAGGTGGCCACTTCTCGAGCGCAGCAGAGTCAGAGCAAACGGGGCCCTTTGGCGGCAAAGGGGGCGAGGCTGGCTCAACCTACCGGATTACACTAGCTGGAAAATCTGGGAAATCCCGGCGGCTTTCAGCTATTACAGCGGACGAATCTTTTGAAGCGGGTGATATGCTACGGGTGGAAACCCCTGGCGGAGGCGGGTGGGGCAAGCCCCAAAATCGTGCCC
- a CDS encoding CvpA family protein — protein MSNFPATDGAVLLILVVFFLRSFFRGALKEVSSLLSIVTGYAAATYFGPVFEDTLSLWVSSSWSSRSTAFTGVFVVVWLAASITGRMVLHFSGASPNGYLNRISGGAIGVGKGIFFLSVAYATLLSVAPSITPKPRADERVMPIIRHTGEYIQKASVLELDGQVALIKKTLSESFFSSEKKDK, from the coding sequence ATGAGTAATTTTCCTGCCACGGATGGCGCAGTTCTTCTTATTCTTGTGGTGTTTTTCCTGCGAAGTTTTTTTCGGGGTGCGCTGAAAGAAGTGTCATCCCTTTTGTCTATTGTGACCGGTTATGCTGCGGCCACTTACTTTGGCCCCGTATTCGAGGACACGTTAAGTTTGTGGGTGAGTAGTTCGTGGTCCTCGCGCAGTACGGCGTTCACGGGTGTGTTTGTTGTCGTCTGGCTTGCCGCGAGCATCACCGGAAGAATGGTATTGCATTTTTCCGGGGCATCCCCGAACGGCTACTTGAATCGGATATCTGGTGGGGCCATCGGCGTTGGGAAAGGGATTTTTTTCCTCTCTGTCGCATACGCAACGCTCTTGAGTGTAGCGCCTTCTATTACGCCCAAGCCGCGCGCCGATGAGCGCGTGATGCCCATTATCAGACATACGGGAGAATACATCCAGAAGGCTTCGGTTCTTGAACTTGATGGTCAGGTGGCGTTGATTAAAAAAACGCTTAGTGAATCTTTTTTCAGTTCAGAGAAAAAGGATAAATAG
- a CDS encoding metal-dependent hydrolase, whose translation MGASLTLLGHSSFLMKTDGGKTIYIDPWLDCPTCPDSFKTPEKADLIFVTHGHFDHTASIAQIYKNSPCPVAGPYELINLLAADAEMADGHPAAMGKGGTVAFGDISLTLTHAMHSSSYGKDAAYAGEPAGLIITLEDGKRIYNAGDTNVFGDMALIEEIYKPDLCLLPIGSRFTMDPVEAAKACEILNARHVVPIHHSTFPPLTGTPAKFEEEVKKRGLSTKITVIEPGQSVSV comes from the coding sequence ATGGGCGCATCCCTTACGCTACTTGGCCACTCAAGCTTTTTGATGAAAACGGACGGCGGAAAAACTATTTACATCGACCCCTGGCTCGATTGCCCTACCTGCCCTGACAGTTTCAAAACGCCGGAAAAAGCTGACCTCATTTTCGTCACTCACGGGCATTTCGACCACACGGCAAGCATTGCGCAAATCTACAAGAACAGCCCCTGCCCGGTGGCAGGGCCCTATGAGCTTATAAACCTCCTCGCCGCAGACGCCGAAATGGCGGATGGACACCCAGCCGCCATGGGCAAAGGGGGCACGGTGGCCTTCGGCGACATCTCGCTCACCCTCACCCATGCCATGCATAGCTCAAGCTACGGCAAGGATGCGGCTTACGCAGGCGAACCAGCTGGCCTCATCATCACGCTTGAGGATGGCAAGCGCATCTACAACGCTGGCGACACGAACGTCTTTGGTGACATGGCGCTTATCGAGGAAATCTATAAACCCGACTTATGCCTCCTCCCCATTGGCAGCCGCTTTACGATGGACCCGGTCGAGGCGGCCAAGGCCTGCGAGATTCTTAATGCCAGGCACGTCGTGCCGATTCACCACTCCACCTTTCCACCACTTACAGGCACTCCGGCGAAATTTGAGGAAGAGGTTAAAAAAAGAGGGCTTTCAACAAAGATCACTGTGATTGAGCCCGGCCAGAGCGTTAGCGTTTAG
- a CDS encoding hydantoinase/oxoprolinase family protein → MAAKRGYRIGIDTGGTFTDVVCVRSDTGEVFTTKTPTTPSDYSEGLLEGIRKIMADVKIRPHQVIGVYHGTTVATNAILERRFENLGLILTKGFRHLLELGRGAQSAPGGNFASALLNRPPDALVPPERILEVDERLGASGEVLRPLSKEEAEEKARWFRDQGIGSVGICLLHAYANPKHEKMLLDAFASEFPECFVSISSEVIPEPGEYERAVTTLLDASIKPRIMAYLEKSSGRIEETLGDVPFLVMKSNGGVSTAREVAKKPIGTVLSGPAAGALSAAFLGNISGHDRLITLDGGGTSTDIAVIENGEAKRGTRHQLDEFTLRLPMIDVVTTGTGGGSIAWQSQEGRLRVGPRSAGADPGPVCYGMGGESPTVTDANLVLARSPLHLAGGEVKLNKALAMRAMRQLSGPFGIDPLEMASGVVEIAAWNQAHAIRQATVQRGISPRDFALMAFGGSGPLTAGLVAEILGIETVIVPPFAGMTSAFGLEVVDLVNDHSAPHYQSEDKPDTDALSSAFEFLERQADDGLALEGIPPHRRMLRRAVDIRYQGEAHEVEVDFPSGYLSPQALVAVMERFHLLYRQRFTHNYKGKRPAEIVHLRVTGIGLTEPPNLPLLPVGDENAEDAYKGARLVWFPETNGFIDTPVYYRERLAEGNLIPGPAVIESFGSTTVIFPMQEARVDRYGNLVMRFRAEMAKREERAGRATGLHGVGSNY, encoded by the coding sequence ATGGCGGCTAAGCGAGGCTATCGCATCGGCATCGACACCGGCGGCACTTTCACCGACGTGGTATGCGTGCGCTCAGACACCGGCGAGGTTTTCACTACCAAAACCCCGACAACTCCCTCAGATTACAGCGAAGGACTCCTCGAGGGCATTCGGAAGATCATGGCTGACGTGAAGATTCGCCCCCATCAGGTTATCGGCGTTTATCACGGAACAACTGTGGCCACGAACGCGATACTCGAAAGACGATTTGAAAATTTAGGGCTGATACTCACTAAAGGATTTCGCCACTTGCTTGAGTTGGGGCGCGGGGCGCAATCCGCGCCAGGAGGCAACTTCGCCTCAGCTTTATTGAATCGCCCACCCGATGCGCTTGTGCCACCCGAGCGCATCCTGGAAGTGGACGAGCGCCTAGGCGCCTCTGGCGAGGTCCTCCGGCCCCTAAGTAAAGAGGAGGCTGAGGAGAAAGCCCGTTGGTTCCGCGATCAGGGCATCGGCTCGGTAGGAATCTGCCTGCTGCATGCATACGCGAACCCGAAACACGAGAAGATGCTGCTCGATGCCTTTGCCAGCGAATTTCCCGAGTGCTTCGTCAGTATTTCAAGCGAAGTCATACCGGAGCCCGGCGAGTACGAGCGCGCCGTAACGACCCTGCTAGATGCATCCATCAAGCCCCGAATCATGGCTTATCTAGAAAAAAGCTCGGGGCGCATTGAGGAAACCCTTGGGGATGTCCCGTTTCTAGTGATGAAGAGCAATGGCGGCGTCTCGACCGCCCGCGAGGTGGCGAAAAAACCTATCGGCACCGTTCTCTCCGGCCCTGCCGCAGGCGCCCTCTCGGCAGCATTCCTGGGCAACATATCGGGCCACGACCGCCTCATCACGCTCGACGGCGGAGGCACATCGACCGACATCGCGGTAATCGAGAACGGCGAGGCCAAGCGCGGCACGCGCCATCAACTAGATGAATTCACCCTTCGCCTCCCGATGATCGATGTCGTCACCACTGGCACGGGCGGCGGCTCGATAGCCTGGCAAAGCCAGGAGGGAAGACTGCGAGTGGGGCCCAGGAGCGCGGGCGCCGACCCGGGGCCTGTGTGCTACGGAATGGGGGGCGAGAGCCCCACAGTGACGGATGCCAACCTCGTGCTGGCCCGCAGCCCGCTTCATCTCGCTGGAGGCGAGGTGAAACTCAACAAAGCGTTGGCAATGCGCGCCATGCGTCAGTTATCAGGTCCCTTTGGCATCGATCCCCTTGAGATGGCCTCAGGCGTTGTTGAAATTGCGGCATGGAACCAGGCCCACGCCATTAGACAAGCAACCGTGCAGCGGGGGATATCTCCCCGCGACTTCGCCCTAATGGCGTTCGGCGGCTCGGGCCCGCTCACAGCAGGCCTCGTGGCTGAAATCCTGGGCATCGAAACCGTCATCGTCCCCCCCTTCGCGGGAATGACCAGCGCCTTCGGGCTCGAGGTGGTGGACTTGGTGAACGATCATTCGGCACCCCACTACCAGAGCGAGGACAAACCCGACACCGACGCCTTGAGCAGCGCCTTCGAGTTCCTTGAGCGCCAAGCAGACGATGGTCTCGCCCTGGAGGGCATACCGCCGCATCGCCGCATGCTCCGGCGAGCGGTGGACATAAGGTATCAGGGCGAGGCGCACGAGGTCGAAGTCGATTTTCCCTCCGGCTACCTATCGCCCCAGGCGCTTGTCGCCGTGATGGAGCGCTTTCATCTTCTTTATCGGCAGCGCTTCACTCATAACTACAAAGGAAAGCGCCCGGCTGAAATTGTCCACCTACGCGTCACTGGGATCGGGCTCACCGAGCCACCAAATCTGCCTCTTCTTCCGGTGGGCGATGAGAACGCCGAGGACGCCTATAAGGGAGCGCGGCTAGTCTGGTTCCCTGAAACGAACGGCTTCATCGATACCCCCGTCTATTACCGCGAGCGCCTGGCAGAGGGGAACCTCATACCGGGCCCGGCGGTTATTGAGAGTTTCGGTTCCACCACCGTCATCTTCCCGATGCAAGAGGCGCGGGTGGATCGCTACGGAAATCTGGTGATGCGCTTTAGGGCAGAAATGGCCAAGCGTGAAGAACGAGCCGGTCGCGCTACTGGTCTGCACGGAGTGGGGAGCAACTACTAA
- a CDS encoding MBL fold metallo-hydrolase: MRVTEHIHSLLLNFEIEMPTGAKIKRFVPVYVIDSEHLTVIDTGVKSGAEEIFECIESFGRKPEDVEFVINTHGHFDHVGGNGVLAERAQPRFFAHRRDKAIIESLEYQERIRPVGNMCEKNTSGSVRVTDLLDEGDVIDLGGDMKIEVLHTPGHSPGSISLYIPSEGALFCGDVLPEPGALPIYEDMGQTLESLNKLRAINGAEVLLSQLSDRIWRGAEVQVHINNGEAYIRIINELVHQASAELGEAASVKDIGARVFSELGLPEAGLIPIVQTSIMAHLTAESLG; encoded by the coding sequence ATGCGTGTTACGGAGCATATTCATTCGCTTTTGCTCAATTTTGAAATAGAAATGCCCACTGGGGCAAAAATTAAGCGTTTTGTGCCTGTGTATGTGATTGATAGCGAGCATCTCACGGTAATCGATACGGGAGTAAAGTCGGGTGCTGAAGAGATATTTGAATGCATCGAGTCGTTTGGCCGCAAGCCCGAGGATGTCGAATTCGTCATAAACACGCATGGTCATTTCGATCATGTAGGAGGAAATGGGGTTTTGGCGGAACGCGCACAGCCACGGTTTTTTGCTCACAGACGAGACAAGGCGATAATCGAGAGTCTTGAATATCAAGAGAGGATTCGTCCGGTGGGCAACATGTGCGAAAAAAATACATCGGGGTCTGTTAGGGTAACAGATCTTCTGGATGAGGGCGATGTGATTGACCTTGGTGGTGATATGAAGATAGAGGTTCTTCATACACCGGGACACTCTCCGGGGAGTATATCTCTCTACATTCCTTCGGAGGGGGCGCTTTTTTGCGGTGATGTCTTGCCTGAGCCTGGGGCGCTTCCCATTTATGAAGATATGGGGCAGACGCTGGAGAGCCTGAACAAACTCAGGGCTATAAATGGAGCGGAGGTTCTTCTGTCTCAATTGAGCGATAGGATTTGGCGAGGGGCCGAAGTCCAGGTTCATATCAACAATGGGGAGGCCTACATCCGAATAATTAATGAGCTTGTACACCAAGCCTCGGCTGAATTGGGCGAGGCGGCTTCGGTCAAGGATATAGGCGCCCGCGTATTCTCGGAGTTAGGGCTTCCCGAGGCTGGGCTGATCCCCATTGTCCAAACATCGATAATGGCCCATCTCACTGCCGAGTCTCTCGGGTAA
- a CDS encoding DNA-3-methyladenine glycosylase I — MAEKTKQPADNPRRCPWAEESSLLAKYHDEEWGVPVKTDAAHFERLSLEVFQAGLSWRTILHKRVAFRSAFARFSPQKVSAFTEKDIRRLLDDAGIVRHRGKIGATIDNAGRLIALSKAHGGFSSYLESLPGDLDTLRPIFRKEFRFMGPKISESYLESVGKIPIRHHRLCWKSNLNIKRT, encoded by the coding sequence ATGGCCGAAAAAACCAAACAGCCCGCCGACAATCCCCGCCGTTGCCCCTGGGCAGAGGAGAGCTCGCTCCTCGCGAAATATCATGACGAGGAATGGGGCGTGCCCGTAAAAACCGACGCGGCTCATTTTGAGCGGCTCTCGCTTGAGGTCTTTCAAGCCGGCCTCTCCTGGCGGACCATCCTTCACAAACGAGTTGCCTTCCGCTCGGCATTCGCCCGCTTCTCGCCTCAGAAAGTATCCGCCTTCACCGAAAAGGACATACGCCGCCTTCTGGACGATGCAGGCATCGTGCGCCATCGGGGAAAGATTGGGGCGACTATCGACAATGCAGGGCGCCTTATCGCTCTCTCAAAGGCACATGGTGGATTCTCAAGCTACCTCGAATCGCTCCCCGGCGATTTAGATACGCTTCGGCCAATATTTCGAAAAGAATTTCGTTTCATGGGACCTAAAATATCGGAGAGCTACCTCGAATCCGTGGGGAAAATCCCGATTCGGCATCATCGGCTATGTTGGAAATCGAATTTAAACATAAAGCGGACTTGA